The following proteins are co-located in the bacterium genome:
- a CDS encoding Jag N-terminal domain-containing protein produces the protein MQERNETEQIESRAATVEEAISEALLRLGARRDEVEITVVEEGRAGVLGVFGRRQARVLATRKKKQTRGKRGGRRRSGAPPDARAGAQRGDDV, from the coding sequence ATGCAAGAAAGAAACGAAACGGAACAGATAGAGAGCCGCGCGGCCACCGTCGAGGAGGCCATCTCCGAGGCCCTGTTGAGGCTCGGCGCGCGACGCGACGAGGTCGAGATCACCGTGGTCGAGGAGGGCAGGGCCGGCGTACTGGGCGTGTTCGGCCGACGCCAGGCCCGTGTCCTCGCGACCCGCAAGAAGAAACAGACGCGGGGCAAGCGGGGCGGACGCCGCCGCAGCGGCGCACCGCCGGACGCACGGGCCGGGGCGCAGCGCGGCGACGATGTC